One window of Acanthochromis polyacanthus isolate Apoly-LR-REF ecotype Palm Island chromosome 19, KAUST_Apoly_ChrSc, whole genome shotgun sequence genomic DNA carries:
- the LOC110971913 gene encoding H-2 class II histocompatibility antigen, A-U alpha chain-like, with the protein MDLSLVSLLVFIVCSAQTAVHEVSMFYGCFDSADCQVQFHLDGDQIAYADFKEQRAVWTAALIPEQVEVLEGFYVLAVVSRDRLYKRYLHEAEQIETSPSEDKAPTVFLYPMEEAEEGKDNTLFCYISHYYPPSINVTWTINGVEVMEGRTLSNLLPEQDGTFSQLAGLSVRPQPDQVLECSVKHRALSQPAVRTWVLPGKPAGSAAPVCLVLGLVCLFLGIIIFIISAHDSLRCQLSSYWQTAYLRVAGLNQQT; encoded by the exons ATGGATTTGTCTTTGGTTTCATTGCTGGTTTTTATCGTCTGCTCGGCTCAGACAG CGGTCCATGAAGTTTCCATGTTCTACGGCTGCTTCGACTCCGCCGACTGTCAGGTTCAGTTTCATCTGGATGGAGATCAGATTGCATATGCCGACTTCAAGGAGCAACGGGCGGTTTGGACGGCGGCGCTGATTCCTGAGCAGGTTGAGGTGCTCGAAGGGTTTTACGTCTTAGCTGTGGTCAGCAGGGACAGGCTGTATAAACGCTACCTCCACGAAGCCGAGCAGATAGAAACAAGTCCCTCAGAAGACAAAG CCCCGACAGTGTTCCTGTACCCCATGGAGGAGGCCGAGGAGGGGAAGGACAACACTTTGTTCTGCTACATCAGCCACTACTACCCCCCCTCCATCAACGTCACCTGGACCATCAATGGtgtggaggtgatggagggtCGGACTCTCAGCAACCTGCTTCCTGAGCAGGACGGAACCTTTAGCCAGCTGGCTGGACTCTCGGTCCGTCCACAGCCAGATCAGGTTCTGGAGTGCAGCGTGAAACATCGAGCGCTCAGCCAGCCCGCCGTCAGAACCTGGG TTCTACCTGGGAAGCCGGCGGGTTCTGCAgctcctgtctgtctggttcTGGGACTCGTCTGTCTTTTTCTGGGaatcatcattttcatcatttctgctCACGACTCCTTGAGATGTCAGCTGTCCAGCTACTGGCAGACTGCTTACCTCAGAGTAGCTGGGTTAAACCAGCAGACTTAG
- the LOC127531176 gene encoding H-2 class II histocompatibility antigen, E-S beta chain-like translates to MDPQRLHSLFLLFLLWKLKGGAADENYFHILKTCQFLKPDPQTDVLYYIQYQYNGRLQAEYNSSTETVVGFTQYGKAFADKVNKDPNYLRIRRHDVDFYCKILAAHLYKAIQGKAVPPVSRLRSDRSGDSELLVCSSYNFYPPQIRQTWLKDGVIMADPPVSVVTEMPSGAWLYQVHSHLKLSPTSGHISCLVEHVGLQEPELLVPEQPESSSGLNWELGSYCCLGLGLLVLLGSVGFYCRKTRGANGCSFCREEPAS, encoded by the exons ATGGATCCACAGCGTCTGCATTCCCTGTTTCTGCTCTTCTTACTTTGGAAACTAAAAG ggGGCGCTGCAGATGAAAACTACTTCCACATCCTAAAGACATGTCAGTTCCTGAAGCCGGACCCACAGACTGATGTTCTCTATTACATCCAGTATCAGTACAACGGGCGTCTGCAGGCAGAGTACAACAGCTCAACAGAGACGGTGGTTGGATTCACACAGTATGGAAAAGCATTTGCAGATAAAGTCAATAAAGATCCAAACTACCTTCGAATCAGAAGACATGATGTGGACTTTTACTGCAAAATCCTCGCTGCTCATCTGTACAAGGCCATCCAGGGAAAAGCAG TTCCTCCAGTCAGCAGACTGAGGTCTGACCGAAGTGGAGACTCAGAGCTTCTGGTCTGCAGCTCCTACAACTTTTACCCTCCTCAGATCAGACAGACGTGGCTGAAGGACGGCGTCATCATGGCTGACCCCCCGGTTTCCGTGGTTACAGAGATGCCCAGTGGAGCGTGGCTCTACCAGGTTCACTCCCACCTGAAGCTCAGCCCAACCTCAGGGCACATCTCCTGTCTGGTGGAACACGTGGGCCTGCAGGAGCCTGAGCTGCTGGTACCAG agcAGCCTGAGTCCAGCTCTGGGCTGAACTGGGAACTGGGAAGTTACTGCTGTCTGGGACTGGGACTACTGGTCCTACTGGGCTCTGTAGGGTTTTACTGCAGAAAGACTCGAGGAGCAAACGGCTGCAG TTTCTGCAGAGAAGAACCGGCCTCATAG